One window of Nymphaea colorata isolate Beijing-Zhang1983 chromosome 1, ASM883128v2, whole genome shotgun sequence genomic DNA carries:
- the LOC116251366 gene encoding nuclear poly(A) polymerase 4-like isoform X4, with protein MVNAEKPGGQKQYGVTKPISAAGPTDADIQRSLELEKFLVDYALYESREETIKREEVLAELDQIVKRWVKQLTRQRGYTDQMVDDANAVIFTFGSYRLGVHGPGSDIDTLCVGPSYVNREEDFFIILHDILDEMDEVTELQPVPDAHVPVMKFKFRGISIDLLYASISVLVVPEDLDISHSSVLYNVDEPTVRSLNGCRVADQILRLVPNVEHFRTALRCLKFWARRRGVYSNVTGFLGGVNWALLVARVCQLYPNANPSMLVSRFFRVYTQWRWPNPVMLCSIEEDELGFPVWDPRKNPRDRTHHMPIITPAYPCMNSSYNVSTSTLRVMMEQFQTGNKICEEIELNKANWAALFEQYLFFETYKNYLQVDIVAADTDDLRSWKGWVESRLRQLTLKIERDTYGMLQCHPYPNEYVDKSKQCSHCAFFMGLQRTQGVQVQEGQQFDIRGTVDEFRHSVNMYMFWKPGMEIYVSHVRRKQIPSYVFPEGYRRLRSSRITNQHEKHPGDDASEECSDGSPEGRVKRKKHPSTPTRMGKRSSLSPERLNGYSTPDGGNISGPSDRGSSGEESRSDSGGHTEENAQSGVTQEVPSGTLMEDPQLLGNAGFQDGLVEELEARGGVSNESVQKPVIRLSLTTTA; from the exons ATGGTGAACGCGGAGAAGCCGGGCGGGCAGAAGCAGTACGGCGTGACGAAGCCGATATCGGCCGCCGGACCGACGGATGCAGACATACAGAGGAGTTTGGAACTGGAGAAG TTTTTGGTCGATTATGCCTTATATGAGAGCAGAGAGGAGACAATAAAGAGGGAGGAGGTTCTTGCTGAGCTGGACcag ATTGTGAAGAGATGGGTGAAGCAGTTGACACGTCAGAGGGGATATACAGATCAGATGGTGGATGATGCTAACGCCGTGATATTTACATTTGGTTCTTATCGTCTTGGG GTTCATGGTCCTGGATCTGATATTGACACCTTGTGTGTTGGTCCATCTTACGTCAATAGGGAG gaagatttttttattattttgcatGATATTTTGGACGAAATGGATGAAGTGACTGAGCTGCAGCCCGTTCCAGATGCTCATGTTCCTGTAATGAAGTTCAAGTTCCGGGGCATATCAATTGATCTGCTATATGCTAGCATATCTGTCTTGGTTGTGCCTGAG GACTTAGATATTTCTCACAGTTCTGTGTTGTACAACGTTGATGAGCCAACAGTCCGAAGTCTCAATGGTTGTCGAGTTGCAGACCAGATACTTCGGCTTGTTCCAAATGTTGAG CATTTCCGTACAGCCCTGAGATGCCTGAAGTTTTGGGCAAGAAGGCGTGGTGTATATTCAAAT GTCACAGGATTTCTTGGTGGTGTAAATTGGGCTCTCCTTGTAGCTCGTGTATGCCAGCTTTATCCAAATGCAAATCCTAGTATGCTTGTGTCTCGGTTCTTCAGAGTTTATACACAGTGGCGTTGGCCAAATCCTGTCATGCTGTGCTCCATTGAGGAAGATGAACTTGGGTTTCCTGTATGGGATCCACGTAAAAACCCTCGTGATAGAACACACCACATGCCAATTATAACTCCTGCATATCCTTGTATGAATTCTAGTTATAATGTCTCTACAAGCACTCTCCGTGTAATGATGGAGCAGTTTCAAACTGGTAACAAGATCTGTGAG GAAATTGAGTTGAATAAGGCGAATTGGGCTGCGCTGTTTGAGCAGTATCTTTTTTTTGAGACATACAAGAACTATCTGCAAGTTGACATCGTTGCAGCTGATACTGATGACCTTCGCTCCTGGAAGGGATGGGTTGAGTCTCGCTTGCGGCAGCTTACTCTCAAG ATAGAGCGTGATACATATGGGATGCTGCAGTGCCATCCTTATCCTAACGAATATGTTGACAAATCGAAGCAGTGTTCACATTGTGCATTCTTCATGGGCTTGCAACGGACACAGGGGGTGCAAGTCCAAGAAGGCCAACAATTTGATATACGTGGCACCGTCGACGAGTTTCGTCATTCTGTCAACATGTACATGTTTTGGAAGCCGGGGATGGAAATATACGTTTCTCATGTCCGCAGAAAGCAGATTCCTTCATACGTTTTTCCTGAGGGATACCGCAGACTGCGCTCATCAAGGATCACAAACCAGCACGAGAAACATCCAGGAGATGATGCATCTGAAGAATGTAGCGATGGCTCTCCTGAAGGACgggtgaagaggaagaaacatCCTTCTACGCCTACAAGGATGGGGAAAAGATCTTCTCTTAGCCCAGAACGGTTGAATGGTTATTCAACTCCTGATGGTGGTAATATCTCAGGTCCATCTGATCGGGGGAGCTCAGGAGAGGAGAGTAGATCTGATTCAGGTGGACACACTGAGGAGAATGCTCAAAGTGGTGTCACGCAAGAAGTGCCTTCTGGGACACTGATGGAGGACCCTCAGTTGCTTGGGAATGCAGGTTTTCAGGACGGACTAGTGGAAGAGCTGGAG GCTCGTGGTGGAGTTAGCAACGAATCTGTGCAGAAGCCGGTGATCAG GTTGAGCTTAACGACGACGGCTTAG
- the LOC116251366 gene encoding nuclear poly(A) polymerase 4-like isoform X2, with protein MVNAEKPGGQKQYGVTKPISAAGPTDADIQRSLELEKFLVDYALYESREETIKREEVLAELDQIVKRWVKQLTRQRGYTDQMVDDANAVIFTFGSYRLGVHGPGSDIDTLCVGPSYVNREEDFFIILHDILDEMDEVTELQPVPDAHVPVMKFKFRGISIDLLYASISVLVVPEDLDISHSSVLYNVDEPTVRSLNGCRVADQILRLVPNVEHFRTALRCLKFWARRRGVYSNVTGFLGGVNWALLVARVCQLYPNANPSMLVSRFFRVYTQWRWPNPVMLCSIEEDELGFPVWDPRKNPRDRTHHMPIITPAYPCMNSSYNVSTSTLRVMMEQFQTGNKICEEIELNKANWAALFEQYLFFETYKNYLQVDIVAADTDDLRSWKGWVESRLRQLTLKIERDTYGMLQCHPYPNEYVDKSKQCSHCAFFMGLQRTQGVQVQEGQQFDIRGTVDEFRHSVNMYMFWKPGMEIYVSHVRRKQIPSYVFPEGYRRLRSSRITNQHEKHPGDDASEECSDGSPEGRVKRKKHPSTPTRMGKRSSLSPERLNGYSTPDGGNISGPSDRGSSGEESRSDSGGHTEENAQSGVTQEVPSGTLMEDPQLLGNAGFQDGLVEELEARGGVSNESVQKPVIRHVFSVFAQSSFSFSCFYTRDHGYFNFFLYCRISLLSILLCRLSLTTTA; from the exons ATGGTGAACGCGGAGAAGCCGGGCGGGCAGAAGCAGTACGGCGTGACGAAGCCGATATCGGCCGCCGGACCGACGGATGCAGACATACAGAGGAGTTTGGAACTGGAGAAG TTTTTGGTCGATTATGCCTTATATGAGAGCAGAGAGGAGACAATAAAGAGGGAGGAGGTTCTTGCTGAGCTGGACcag ATTGTGAAGAGATGGGTGAAGCAGTTGACACGTCAGAGGGGATATACAGATCAGATGGTGGATGATGCTAACGCCGTGATATTTACATTTGGTTCTTATCGTCTTGGG GTTCATGGTCCTGGATCTGATATTGACACCTTGTGTGTTGGTCCATCTTACGTCAATAGGGAG gaagatttttttattattttgcatGATATTTTGGACGAAATGGATGAAGTGACTGAGCTGCAGCCCGTTCCAGATGCTCATGTTCCTGTAATGAAGTTCAAGTTCCGGGGCATATCAATTGATCTGCTATATGCTAGCATATCTGTCTTGGTTGTGCCTGAG GACTTAGATATTTCTCACAGTTCTGTGTTGTACAACGTTGATGAGCCAACAGTCCGAAGTCTCAATGGTTGTCGAGTTGCAGACCAGATACTTCGGCTTGTTCCAAATGTTGAG CATTTCCGTACAGCCCTGAGATGCCTGAAGTTTTGGGCAAGAAGGCGTGGTGTATATTCAAAT GTCACAGGATTTCTTGGTGGTGTAAATTGGGCTCTCCTTGTAGCTCGTGTATGCCAGCTTTATCCAAATGCAAATCCTAGTATGCTTGTGTCTCGGTTCTTCAGAGTTTATACACAGTGGCGTTGGCCAAATCCTGTCATGCTGTGCTCCATTGAGGAAGATGAACTTGGGTTTCCTGTATGGGATCCACGTAAAAACCCTCGTGATAGAACACACCACATGCCAATTATAACTCCTGCATATCCTTGTATGAATTCTAGTTATAATGTCTCTACAAGCACTCTCCGTGTAATGATGGAGCAGTTTCAAACTGGTAACAAGATCTGTGAG GAAATTGAGTTGAATAAGGCGAATTGGGCTGCGCTGTTTGAGCAGTATCTTTTTTTTGAGACATACAAGAACTATCTGCAAGTTGACATCGTTGCAGCTGATACTGATGACCTTCGCTCCTGGAAGGGATGGGTTGAGTCTCGCTTGCGGCAGCTTACTCTCAAG ATAGAGCGTGATACATATGGGATGCTGCAGTGCCATCCTTATCCTAACGAATATGTTGACAAATCGAAGCAGTGTTCACATTGTGCATTCTTCATGGGCTTGCAACGGACACAGGGGGTGCAAGTCCAAGAAGGCCAACAATTTGATATACGTGGCACCGTCGACGAGTTTCGTCATTCTGTCAACATGTACATGTTTTGGAAGCCGGGGATGGAAATATACGTTTCTCATGTCCGCAGAAAGCAGATTCCTTCATACGTTTTTCCTGAGGGATACCGCAGACTGCGCTCATCAAGGATCACAAACCAGCACGAGAAACATCCAGGAGATGATGCATCTGAAGAATGTAGCGATGGCTCTCCTGAAGGACgggtgaagaggaagaaacatCCTTCTACGCCTACAAGGATGGGGAAAAGATCTTCTCTTAGCCCAGAACGGTTGAATGGTTATTCAACTCCTGATGGTGGTAATATCTCAGGTCCATCTGATCGGGGGAGCTCAGGAGAGGAGAGTAGATCTGATTCAGGTGGACACACTGAGGAGAATGCTCAAAGTGGTGTCACGCAAGAAGTGCCTTCTGGGACACTGATGGAGGACCCTCAGTTGCTTGGGAATGCAGGTTTTCAGGACGGACTAGTGGAAGAGCTGGAG GCTCGTGGTGGAGTTAGCAACGAATCTGTGCAGAAGCCGGTGATCAGGCATgtcttttctgtttttgcacaatcctctttttctttttcatgtttttatacAAGGGATCATggttattttaatttctttttatactGCCGCATCTCTTTGCTTTCAATTCTCTTGTGCAGGTTGAGCTTAACGACGACGGCTTAG
- the LOC116248366 gene encoding protein IQ-domain 26-like: MGKAMRWLKGLLWGGKKDAGERKDGRDRNAGKPRAQSEAARNPLGTRQYLDARLAEAEDQQSKHAIAVAAATAAAADAAVAAAQAAVAVVRLTGQGFPRERWAAVTIQTAFRRYLARRALRALRALVKLQARVRGYLVRREATATLHSMQALFRAQATVRSFQAYSSLPQGQKLCCDARPRRSMERFDDRDRVAGIHSKRLSSAESGESPKTVEIDTYRPRSARSHRRNTSISDSSPSKDPFSPPPLMVVAPLPTADGWGACDECHRLASTAQSTPRFSSGGLPSTPAKSVCGPYLFADAPSYMANTQSFRAKVRSHSAPKQRPDPFLKGRLSLHEPPESRIRMRRSSSQVQQEGGFTFRNAVLMRLDRSADLGPGSGQIHDPDYLRSLRTRWLR, translated from the exons ATGGGAAAGGCGATGAGGTGGCTGAAGGGCCTCCTCTGGGGTGGCAAGAAGGATGCCGGCGAACGGAAGGACGGCCGAGACCGGAACGCCGGCAAGCCCAGGGCGCAATCCGAGGCCGCCCGCAACCCCCTCGGAACGCGGCAGTACCTCGACGCGCGCTTAGCCGAGGCAGAAGACCAGCAGAGCAAGCATGCGATCGCGGTGGCCGCGGCAACCGCTGCAGCTGCGGACGCGGCCGTGGCGGCAGCCCAGGCCGCGGTCGCCGTTGTCCGTTTGACGGGTCAGGGCTTTCCCCGGGAGCGGTGGGCCGCCGTCACGATACAGACCGCTTTCCGTCGATATCTG GCGAGGAGGGCGCTTCGGGCACTGAGAGCCCTCGTCAAGTTGCAGGCCCGAGTGAGGGGATACCTGGTTCGGAGGGAAGCGACGGCAACGCTTCACAGTATGCAGGCGCTCTTTCGTGCTCAGGCGACCGTCCGGTCGTTTCAAGCTTATTCTTCTCTTCCGCAAGGCCAGAAACTTTGTTGCGACGCCCGCCCTCGCCGGTCCATG GAAAGATTTGATGACAGAGACCGCGTTGCCGGCATCCACAGCAAGCGGCTGTCTTCCGCGGAGAGTGGGGAGTCGCCCAAGACCGTCGAGATCGACACTTACCGGCCGCGGTCTGCCCGCTCGCACCGTAGAAACACTTCCATCTCCGATTCATCCCCGTCCAAGGATCCCTTCTCCCCGCCGCCGCTGATGGTGGTGGCGCCGCTTCCGACCGCTGACGGTTGGGGAGCTTGCGACGAGTGCCACCGCCTCGCCTCGACCGCGCAGAGCACCCCGCGGTTCTCATCCGGCGGTCTGCCGTCGACGCCGGCGAAGAGCGTCTGCGGGCCGTACTTATTCGCCGACGCGCCGAGCTACATGGCCAACACGCAGAGCTTCCGGGCGAAGGTGCGGTCCCACAGCGCCCCAAAGCAGAGACCCGATCCGTTCTTGAAGGGGAGGCTCTCGCTCCACGAGCCGCCCGAGTCTCGGATCCGAATGCGGAGGTCCAGTTCCCAGGTCCAGCAGGAGGGAGGCTTCACCTTCCGCAACGCGGTACTCATGCGTCTTGACCGCTCAGCGGATCTGGGTCCGGGTTCGGGTCAGATCCACGATCCCGATTACTTGCGTTCCCTCCGTACTCGGTGGTTACGATAA
- the LOC116251366 gene encoding nuclear poly(A) polymerase 4-like isoform X3 has protein sequence MVNAEKPGGQKQYGVTKPISAAGPTDADIQRSLELEKFLVDYALYESREETIKREEVLAELDQIVKRWVKQLTRQRGYTDQMVDDANAVIFTFGSYRLGVHGPGSDIDTLCVGPSYVNREEDFFIILHDILDEMDEVTELQPVPDAHVPVMKFKFRGISIDLLYASISVLVVPEDLDISHSSVLYNVDEPTVRSLNGCRVADQILRLVPNVEHFRTALRCLKFWARRRGVYSNVTGFLGGVNWALLVARVCQLYPNANPSMLVSRFFRVYTQWRWPNPVMLCSIEEDELGFPVWDPRKNPRDRTHHMPIITPAYPCMNSSYNVSTSTLRVMMEQFQTGNKICEEIELNKANWAALFEQYLFFETYKNYLQVDIVAADTDDLRSWKGWVESRLRQLTLKIERDTYGMLQCHPYPNEYVDKSKQCSHCAFFMGLQRTQGVQVQEGQQFDIRGTVDEFRHSVNMYMFWKPGMEIYVSHVRRKQIPSYVFPEGYRRLRSSRITNQHEKHPGDDASEECSDGSPEGRVKRKKHPSTPTRMGKRSSLSPERLNGYSTPDGGNISGPSDRGSSGEESRSDSGGHTEENAQSGVTQEVPSGTLMEDPQLLGNAGFQDGLVEELEPNVAFGMVLQARGGVSNESVQKPVIRLSLTTTA, from the exons ATGGTGAACGCGGAGAAGCCGGGCGGGCAGAAGCAGTACGGCGTGACGAAGCCGATATCGGCCGCCGGACCGACGGATGCAGACATACAGAGGAGTTTGGAACTGGAGAAG TTTTTGGTCGATTATGCCTTATATGAGAGCAGAGAGGAGACAATAAAGAGGGAGGAGGTTCTTGCTGAGCTGGACcag ATTGTGAAGAGATGGGTGAAGCAGTTGACACGTCAGAGGGGATATACAGATCAGATGGTGGATGATGCTAACGCCGTGATATTTACATTTGGTTCTTATCGTCTTGGG GTTCATGGTCCTGGATCTGATATTGACACCTTGTGTGTTGGTCCATCTTACGTCAATAGGGAG gaagatttttttattattttgcatGATATTTTGGACGAAATGGATGAAGTGACTGAGCTGCAGCCCGTTCCAGATGCTCATGTTCCTGTAATGAAGTTCAAGTTCCGGGGCATATCAATTGATCTGCTATATGCTAGCATATCTGTCTTGGTTGTGCCTGAG GACTTAGATATTTCTCACAGTTCTGTGTTGTACAACGTTGATGAGCCAACAGTCCGAAGTCTCAATGGTTGTCGAGTTGCAGACCAGATACTTCGGCTTGTTCCAAATGTTGAG CATTTCCGTACAGCCCTGAGATGCCTGAAGTTTTGGGCAAGAAGGCGTGGTGTATATTCAAAT GTCACAGGATTTCTTGGTGGTGTAAATTGGGCTCTCCTTGTAGCTCGTGTATGCCAGCTTTATCCAAATGCAAATCCTAGTATGCTTGTGTCTCGGTTCTTCAGAGTTTATACACAGTGGCGTTGGCCAAATCCTGTCATGCTGTGCTCCATTGAGGAAGATGAACTTGGGTTTCCTGTATGGGATCCACGTAAAAACCCTCGTGATAGAACACACCACATGCCAATTATAACTCCTGCATATCCTTGTATGAATTCTAGTTATAATGTCTCTACAAGCACTCTCCGTGTAATGATGGAGCAGTTTCAAACTGGTAACAAGATCTGTGAG GAAATTGAGTTGAATAAGGCGAATTGGGCTGCGCTGTTTGAGCAGTATCTTTTTTTTGAGACATACAAGAACTATCTGCAAGTTGACATCGTTGCAGCTGATACTGATGACCTTCGCTCCTGGAAGGGATGGGTTGAGTCTCGCTTGCGGCAGCTTACTCTCAAG ATAGAGCGTGATACATATGGGATGCTGCAGTGCCATCCTTATCCTAACGAATATGTTGACAAATCGAAGCAGTGTTCACATTGTGCATTCTTCATGGGCTTGCAACGGACACAGGGGGTGCAAGTCCAAGAAGGCCAACAATTTGATATACGTGGCACCGTCGACGAGTTTCGTCATTCTGTCAACATGTACATGTTTTGGAAGCCGGGGATGGAAATATACGTTTCTCATGTCCGCAGAAAGCAGATTCCTTCATACGTTTTTCCTGAGGGATACCGCAGACTGCGCTCATCAAGGATCACAAACCAGCACGAGAAACATCCAGGAGATGATGCATCTGAAGAATGTAGCGATGGCTCTCCTGAAGGACgggtgaagaggaagaaacatCCTTCTACGCCTACAAGGATGGGGAAAAGATCTTCTCTTAGCCCAGAACGGTTGAATGGTTATTCAACTCCTGATGGTGGTAATATCTCAGGTCCATCTGATCGGGGGAGCTCAGGAGAGGAGAGTAGATCTGATTCAGGTGGACACACTGAGGAGAATGCTCAAAGTGGTGTCACGCAAGAAGTGCCTTCTGGGACACTGATGGAGGACCCTCAGTTGCTTGGGAATGCAGGTTTTCAGGACGGACTAGTGGAAGAGCTGGAG CCAAATGTTGCTTTTGGTATGGTTCTTCAGGCTCGTGGTGGAGTTAGCAACGAATCTGTGCAGAAGCCGGTGATCAG GTTGAGCTTAACGACGACGGCTTAG
- the LOC116251366 gene encoding nuclear poly(A) polymerase 4-like isoform X1, translating to MVNAEKPGGQKQYGVTKPISAAGPTDADIQRSLELEKFLVDYALYESREETIKREEVLAELDQIVKRWVKQLTRQRGYTDQMVDDANAVIFTFGSYRLGVHGPGSDIDTLCVGPSYVNREEDFFIILHDILDEMDEVTELQPVPDAHVPVMKFKFRGISIDLLYASISVLVVPEDLDISHSSVLYNVDEPTVRSLNGCRVADQILRLVPNVEHFRTALRCLKFWARRRGVYSNVTGFLGGVNWALLVARVCQLYPNANPSMLVSRFFRVYTQWRWPNPVMLCSIEEDELGFPVWDPRKNPRDRTHHMPIITPAYPCMNSSYNVSTSTLRVMMEQFQTGNKICEEIELNKANWAALFEQYLFFETYKNYLQVDIVAADTDDLRSWKGWVESRLRQLTLKIERDTYGMLQCHPYPNEYVDKSKQCSHCAFFMGLQRTQGVQVQEGQQFDIRGTVDEFRHSVNMYMFWKPGMEIYVSHVRRKQIPSYVFPEGYRRLRSSRITNQHEKHPGDDASEECSDGSPEGRVKRKKHPSTPTRMGKRSSLSPERLNGYSTPDGGNISGPSDRGSSGEESRSDSGGHTEENAQSGVTQEVPSGTLMEDPQLLGNAGFQDGLVEELEPNVAFGMVLQARGGVSNESVQKPVIRHVFSVFAQSSFSFSCFYTRDHGYFNFFLYCRISLLSILLCRLSLTTTA from the exons ATGGTGAACGCGGAGAAGCCGGGCGGGCAGAAGCAGTACGGCGTGACGAAGCCGATATCGGCCGCCGGACCGACGGATGCAGACATACAGAGGAGTTTGGAACTGGAGAAG TTTTTGGTCGATTATGCCTTATATGAGAGCAGAGAGGAGACAATAAAGAGGGAGGAGGTTCTTGCTGAGCTGGACcag ATTGTGAAGAGATGGGTGAAGCAGTTGACACGTCAGAGGGGATATACAGATCAGATGGTGGATGATGCTAACGCCGTGATATTTACATTTGGTTCTTATCGTCTTGGG GTTCATGGTCCTGGATCTGATATTGACACCTTGTGTGTTGGTCCATCTTACGTCAATAGGGAG gaagatttttttattattttgcatGATATTTTGGACGAAATGGATGAAGTGACTGAGCTGCAGCCCGTTCCAGATGCTCATGTTCCTGTAATGAAGTTCAAGTTCCGGGGCATATCAATTGATCTGCTATATGCTAGCATATCTGTCTTGGTTGTGCCTGAG GACTTAGATATTTCTCACAGTTCTGTGTTGTACAACGTTGATGAGCCAACAGTCCGAAGTCTCAATGGTTGTCGAGTTGCAGACCAGATACTTCGGCTTGTTCCAAATGTTGAG CATTTCCGTACAGCCCTGAGATGCCTGAAGTTTTGGGCAAGAAGGCGTGGTGTATATTCAAAT GTCACAGGATTTCTTGGTGGTGTAAATTGGGCTCTCCTTGTAGCTCGTGTATGCCAGCTTTATCCAAATGCAAATCCTAGTATGCTTGTGTCTCGGTTCTTCAGAGTTTATACACAGTGGCGTTGGCCAAATCCTGTCATGCTGTGCTCCATTGAGGAAGATGAACTTGGGTTTCCTGTATGGGATCCACGTAAAAACCCTCGTGATAGAACACACCACATGCCAATTATAACTCCTGCATATCCTTGTATGAATTCTAGTTATAATGTCTCTACAAGCACTCTCCGTGTAATGATGGAGCAGTTTCAAACTGGTAACAAGATCTGTGAG GAAATTGAGTTGAATAAGGCGAATTGGGCTGCGCTGTTTGAGCAGTATCTTTTTTTTGAGACATACAAGAACTATCTGCAAGTTGACATCGTTGCAGCTGATACTGATGACCTTCGCTCCTGGAAGGGATGGGTTGAGTCTCGCTTGCGGCAGCTTACTCTCAAG ATAGAGCGTGATACATATGGGATGCTGCAGTGCCATCCTTATCCTAACGAATATGTTGACAAATCGAAGCAGTGTTCACATTGTGCATTCTTCATGGGCTTGCAACGGACACAGGGGGTGCAAGTCCAAGAAGGCCAACAATTTGATATACGTGGCACCGTCGACGAGTTTCGTCATTCTGTCAACATGTACATGTTTTGGAAGCCGGGGATGGAAATATACGTTTCTCATGTCCGCAGAAAGCAGATTCCTTCATACGTTTTTCCTGAGGGATACCGCAGACTGCGCTCATCAAGGATCACAAACCAGCACGAGAAACATCCAGGAGATGATGCATCTGAAGAATGTAGCGATGGCTCTCCTGAAGGACgggtgaagaggaagaaacatCCTTCTACGCCTACAAGGATGGGGAAAAGATCTTCTCTTAGCCCAGAACGGTTGAATGGTTATTCAACTCCTGATGGTGGTAATATCTCAGGTCCATCTGATCGGGGGAGCTCAGGAGAGGAGAGTAGATCTGATTCAGGTGGACACACTGAGGAGAATGCTCAAAGTGGTGTCACGCAAGAAGTGCCTTCTGGGACACTGATGGAGGACCCTCAGTTGCTTGGGAATGCAGGTTTTCAGGACGGACTAGTGGAAGAGCTGGAG CCAAATGTTGCTTTTGGTATGGTTCTTCAGGCTCGTGGTGGAGTTAGCAACGAATCTGTGCAGAAGCCGGTGATCAGGCATgtcttttctgtttttgcacaatcctctttttctttttcatgtttttatacAAGGGATCATggttattttaatttctttttatactGCCGCATCTCTTTGCTTTCAATTCTCTTGTGCAGGTTGAGCTTAACGACGACGGCTTAG